The following nucleotide sequence is from Candidatus Zixiibacteriota bacterium.
TGCTGGCCGGTGGCAGTGCTGGATTTGACCAGTTGCGCCATACGCATCTCTTCGGAAAGGGCGTACTGTTCGGTTTGGTGCGCTTTATCAACCCCAATCCGAGCCGTCTCAAGATTGGCCAGCGCTACTGTGCAGCCCGCTCTGGCAGACGCCAGTTCCAACTCAATGCGAGTGGGATCAATTATAGCAAGAGTATCCCCATTTGAGATATGGTCACCTTCGTCGAAAGCAATACTCAGAATGCGCCCGGTGGTTTCGGATGAGATCAACACCTCGGTGGTTTCGATGAACCCTGACCCGCCGACGCCTGAGTCATCGGAACCACAGCCAACAAGCCCGAAAAGAAGCAATAGTACTAAGGCATAATATTTCATATCAGAAACCTCTCTTGAGTTTATCCGATCCAAGGGCATAATAATGAGCCGCCTGAGCTATATGGAAATCAACCTGCGCCGCCGCTTCCGATGACTCTGCTTCGGTCAGAGATGCTTCGATCTCCAGCAAGCGATTCGATGACAATGCTCCTTCCCGATGACCGGCACGAGCCAGTCGGTAGCTGTCCGAAGCTACTCGGTTTTGTGATTTGGTTGTGACCCAGCGTTCATAAGCAAGCAATAATTTCTGACGAGCCAGCAGAACCTCCCTATCCAGTTCTTCAGCCACCCGATCATGTTCCCGCTGTGCGCTCCTGAGATGCCACTTTGCTCTCTGACTCTCATGTGTGGTTTGCCTGCCAAGATTGAACGACCAACTTAGTTGACCGCCGACTGTCCAATAGTCATTCCAGTTATCATTAAAACGATCCAGATTGGGTTTGCCATAGGAATATCCTGCGAAAACCAAAAGCGATGGCACCATCGCCGAACGCGCCAACCGTACTCTTGCTTTGCTGTGTTCAATGCCTGCCCGAGCTACCTCAATTTGTGGCTTAGCTCCCAAGATGGCCACTTGTTGGTCGATGCTCGGCTGGGGCAGTGTGTCGCTCGCGGCCAAGTGCTCCTCCGGCAGTAATCCCAGTATGATGCTCAACTCAATCTCTGCCGCGCGACGTTCATTCTTGGCTGTCGTCACACGGAGAGATGCCCCAGTCACAGCCAGCTCCGCTTCGAGCAGAGCGACCGAGTCCGCCGCCCCGGCCGCGTGCAAAGCCTGCACATCCGCCTGAACGAGTCGGATACGAGCCAGCGAAGCTTCAACTGCAGTAACTTCCTGGTCGGTACGAGCCAGCCGCAAGTACGAATATCGAGTCATAAAGCAGACCGCGTCCGAGCTTGCCTGCTCAAGAGCACGATTTCGACTGAGGCCAGCCTCGGCTGCTGCAATACCGCCAGTGATCCTGCCGCCGGTATAGATTGGCATTGTCAGGCGTAGGTCGGTCTGGTAGTTTTCGTGTGTACCCACCTCGCGACTCATGGAAAAGGCACCGACGTTGATGTCTAATGAAGGCACCTCAGAAATATAAGTCCCCATTGCGTTTATCGAAACCGTCGGGAGCCGACCTGATCGGGCAGCTTTGGCTCCATACAGAGCCGCCATCCGATCAGCCTGAGCTTTCTTCAACGAATGAGAATGCTCTCCTGCCAGAACAAGAGCATCGCTCAAACTGAGATCCCGAGCATAGGCTGTGGTAACGATCATCAGGATAACTAACAGAAGAATAGCTGTCAGCATGAATGGACGTATTTTCATCGCGCTTTCACTCCGTTTAGAAAAAGATCCATTATTGCCGGGCGGCGCTCTTGGGCGAACTGCTCGCTGTCAGTGATTTCGAGTACCCGGTCCAGCAGGGGGGATAATAGAAAATAGCCAATATTCATCGTAACAAACGAAACCCAGGCCTGGCGAATATCTATTGGCCTTAGAGTCTTATCCTCGATTCCCTGTTCGAACTGATGTCTAATGATCTGAGGTATTTC
It contains:
- a CDS encoding TolC family protein, which encodes MKIRPFMLTAILLLVILMIVTTAYARDLSLSDALVLAGEHSHSLKKAQADRMAALYGAKAARSGRLPTVSINAMGTYISEVPSLDINVGAFSMSREVGTHENYQTDLRLTMPIYTGGRITGGIAAAEAGLSRNRALEQASSDAVCFMTRYSYLRLARTDQEVTAVEASLARIRLVQADVQALHAAGAADSVALLEAELAVTGASLRVTTAKNERRAAEIELSIILGLLPEEHLAASDTLPQPSIDQQVAILGAKPQIEVARAGIEHSKARVRLARSAMVPSLLVFAGYSYGKPNLDRFNDNWNDYWTVGGQLSWSFNLGRQTTHESQRAKWHLRSAQREHDRVAEELDREVLLARQKLLLAYERWVTTKSQNRVASDSYRLARAGHREGALSSNRLLEIEASLTEAESSEAAAQVDFHIAQAAHYYALGSDKLKRGF